Proteins from a genomic interval of Gossypium hirsutum isolate 1008001.06 chromosome A09, Gossypium_hirsutum_v2.1, whole genome shotgun sequence:
- the LOC107889651 gene encoding laccase-17: MVSLVLTSSDILRALLLALSVVWLLSDLAFAKHAGITRHYKFDIKMQSVTRLCQTKNIVTVNGQFPGPRIIAREGDRLLIKVVNHVKYNLTIHWHGIRQIRSGWADGPAYVTQCPIQTGQSYVYNFTLTGQRGTLFWHAHISWLRATLYGPIVILPKKHASYPFPHPYKEVPIVFGEWWKADTETIINQAMATGGAPNISDAFTINGLPGPSHNCSAKDTFKLKVKAGKTYLLRLVNAALNDELFFRVANHTLTIVEADAVYVKPFKTDIVLITPGQTTNVLLRAKSKTPSAKFAMSARPYATGPATFDNTTTIGILEYEKSASASKSNHKNSPLLKAKLPQFNDSSYAMKFQRKFRSLATAKFPAKVPKNVDRRFFFTVGLGILPCSKNQTCQGPNNTRPAAAVNNVSFVQPNIALLQAHFFNKSKGVYTTNFPTNPPFKFNYTGTPPKNIMLSSGTKVVALAFNTSVELVMQDTSILGAESHPLHLHGFNFFVLGQGVGNFDPKKDPAKFNLVDPAERNTIGVPAGGWVAIRFLADNPGVWFMHCHLEVHTSWGLKMAWVVNDGKGRKQKLPPPPADLPKC; encoded by the exons ATGGTTTCACTTGTTCTTACATCATCCGACATTTTAAGGGCTTTGCTCCTAGCATTGTCTGTTGTCTGGTTATTATCTGATTTGGCATTTGCAAAACATGCAGGCATTACCAGGCACTACAAGTTTGAT ATTAAGATGCAAAGTGTGACAAGGTTGTGCCAAACGAAGAACATCGTGACAGTAAATGGCCAATTCCCAGGGCCTCGGATAATAGCACGGGAAGGTGATCGCCTTTTGATCAAGGTGGTTAACCATGTTAAATACAATCTCACAATTCACTG GCATGGAATCCGGCAGATAAGGAGTGGATGGGCTGATGGACCTGCCTATGTCACACAGTGTCCGATTCAGACAGGGCAATCCTATGTATACAATTTCACTCTTACCGGCCAAAGAGGGACCTTATTTTGGCATGCTCACATCTCTTGGCTAAGAGCTACTCTTTATGGACCTATTGTCATCCTCCCCAAAAAACATGCTTCTTATCCATTTCCCCACCCCTACAAAGAAGTTCCCATCGTTTTCG GGGAGTGGTGGAAAGCTGATACCGAAACAATTATCAACCAGGCAATGGCAACCGGAGGAGCACCAAATATCTCGGATGCCTTCACCATTAACGGTCTCCCGGGGCCTTCTCACAACTGCTCAGCAAAAG ATACATTCAAGCTTAAGGTGAAGGCCGGTAAAACTTATCTTCTCCGTCTCGTCAATGCTGCACTCAACGACGAGCTGTTTTTCAGAGTCGCAAACCACACCCTTACCATTGTAGAAGCCGATGCAGTGTACGTCAAACCCTTCAAAACGGATATTGTGCTTATCACTCCAGGGCAAACTACAAATGTCCTTCTGAGGGCCAAATCCAAGACCCCAAGTGCCAAGTTTGCAATGTCAGCTAGGCCTTATGCCACGGGTCCTGCCACTTTCGACAATACCACTACAATTGGAATTCTGGAATATGAGAAATCTGCTTCAGCCTCTAAATCTAATCACAAGAACTCGCCACTGCTAAAAGCAAAACTTCCACAATTCAATGACTCCAGCTATGCTATGAAGTTCCAGCGTAAATTCCGCAGTCTTGCCACTGCTAAATTCCCGGCAAAGGTCCCGAAAAATGTTGATAGACGGTTCTTCTTCACGGTGGGGCTAGGGATACTCCCTTGCTCAAAAAACCAAACATGCCAAGGTCCCAACAACACCAGGCCAGCAGCAGCAGTTAACAATGTCTCATTTGTGCAACCAAATATTGCTCTTCTCCAAGCTCACTTCTTTAATAAATCAAAGGGTGTTTACACCACAAACTTCCCTACCAACCCACCTTTCAAATTCAACTACACAGGCACACCACCCAAAAACATAATGTTGAGCAGTGGCACCAAGGTGGTGGCGCTAGCTTTTAACACTAGCGTGGAGTTGGTGATGCAGGATACTAGCATCCTTGGTGCAGAAAGCCACCCTTTACATCTTCATGGCTTCAACTTCTTTGTTTTGGGTCAAGGTGTTGGAAACTTTGATCCTAAAAAGGATCCGGCCAAGTTCAATCTCGTCGACCCTGCGGAGAGGAACACGATAGGTGTACCAGCTGGTGGGTGGGTTGCCATTCGGTTCCTTGCAGACAACCCAG GCGTTTGGTTTATGCACTGCCATTTGGAAGTACACACAAGCTGGGGCTTGAAGATGGCTTGGGTGGTCAACGACGGAAAAGGGCGCAAACAGAAGCTACCACCTCCGCCTGCCGATCTTCCTAAATGCTGA